The Deltaproteobacteria bacterium DNA window AACTCTGCTCAGCCCATCGGATTTTGCGGATTAGGAAAATCCCGGATCCTAATTTGTCATCCCTGGGCGTACCAATTGCCGGTGACGCGCAAAATCAGTGCGCGAAAACCGCAGAGCGCTCGTTCAAGGCCAAGCACCCGAAAAATTTTCCGATGGAAGTGGCTCAGAACCCCTCCAGGCGTACAAAAATCGGCTTGGCGTACACGTTGCCCGCGCGCGCACTCGGTTGATTTTTCACGCAGACCCTCCGGATGCGCCCATTTCGGGCGTAATCGAAAATCCCGCCCCGTTTTTCGCATAAGACCTGTGAGGAAGAGCCCTTCTTCAACCACTCTTTTCTCCGGAGGCCTCCCATGCGCGTGAAAGTCCTGAAGCTCGGTCACAGCACCCGCGAATCCGAAGTCCCCGCCGGCTCCAACGTCCAGAACGTCCTCGACAAGGTCGACTTCGATCCCGCCGGATACTCCGTCACCATCAACGGCCTCGGGGCGTCGCTCTCCGCCGCGGTGTCCGACGGCGACATCGTCACGCTCGTCCCGAAGGTCGAGGGCGGCCGGCTCTAGACCCTTTCGCGAACGCACCCTCAGCACTCCCGCCACATTCCATCCCCAAAACGGCCGAAGGGTCGCGACGCATTCGTGAGTCCATCGTCATCGCGCAGTGAACGACGAGGGCCGGTGGGGAACCTGCCGGCCCGGAGGGTGCCAGTTCATTTTATCTCGCATACTCGCGTTGAGTTGAGTCGACGGATTCGATTGGGGCGCGCGGGATCCCGGTCGATCCTTGCCCGGCGGGTCGATCGGCGGGGCGGGTGGCCCGTTGACCTCGTCGTTCTCGTTTCGTAACCATCGTTCGGAAGGACGCGAGAAGGCGTCTACGCGCGACATGGTCAACGCTGTTTCGCAAGGAATCCGCAAGATTTCGCTTGTGCTATTGGACATGGATGTGGAATATACACACTGAATCCTGCGAAACGCGAATTGACGCAAGTCAATGCCAATCCGGGCGTTCGCGTACATGCTGGGGCGAATTCGTCCAAGGACGATGGAGGGGCGACGTGAAGGGAACAATTTTTGGGTTGTTGGTGGCCGGGCTTTTTCTCACTTTGATCGCGATGGGATGCGCGCAGGGCGAAGCGCCGAAGGCCTCGCCGGTCGGAGGCGGTAACACATCCGCTCCCGCAGCCACGACGGCGGCGGCTCCCGCGGCCGCAGCTGCGGTTTCCGAAGCGGCCATCACCGAGGCGAAAAATCTCTTCGCCACGCGCTGCATGCCGTGTCATGGGGCCGCTGGTCAAGGCGATGGTCCGGCCTCCAAGGGTCTGACGCCGCAGCCGCGGACTTTCCACGACGCGGATTGGCAGAAGGGCGTCACCGACGAGCATATCGAGAAGATTATTCAGTACGGCGGCGCGGCCGTGGGCAAGAGCCCGATGATGCCGCCGAATCCCGATCTGGTTGCCAAGAAGGAAGTTGTGGCGGGGCTCCGCCAGCACATTCGTGAATTGGGGAAGTGAATTTCGGTGTGGGGACGTTTCACTCTGCTGCGTGGAGGTTTGCGATGAAACAGGTGGGGGTCGTGCTGGTGGCTGCGGCTGTGCTCGCGGCGATCGCGTTTGCGTGCGCATCGGGTCCCGGCGGTC harbors:
- a CDS encoding MoaD/ThiS family protein, encoding MRVKVLKLGHSTRESEVPAGSNVQNVLDKVDFDPAGYSVTINGLGASLSAAVSDGDIVTLVPKVEGGRL
- a CDS encoding c-type cytochrome yields the protein MKGTIFGLLVAGLFLTLIAMGCAQGEAPKASPVGGGNTSAPAATTAAAPAAAAAVSEAAITEAKNLFATRCMPCHGAAGQGDGPASKGLTPQPRTFHDADWQKGVTDEHIEKIIQYGGAAVGKSPMMPPNPDLVAKKEVVAGLRQHIRELGK